Proteins from one Nitrososphaerales archaeon genomic window:
- a CDS encoding U6 snRNA-associated Sm-like protein LSm6, which produces MSSPPPQAKRPLNVLQKATNKQVSVRLKSELEYKGKMSNVDPYMNVILVDAEESENGSKKANYGKVVIRGNNVLYIRIEDRL; this is translated from the coding sequence GTGAGTTCCCCACCACCGCAGGCAAAGAGACCTCTCAACGTACTTCAGAAGGCCACCAACAAGCAAGTCTCCGTCAGGCTGAAAAGTGAACTCGAGTACAAGGGGAAGATGTCCAACGTCGACCCGTACATGAACGTCATTCTCGTCGACGCTGAGGAGTCGGAGAACGGTTCGAAGAAGGCGAACTACGGAAAGGTCGTCATCAGGGGGAACAACGTCCTCTACATCAGGATAGAGGACAGACTCTAG
- a CDS encoding AAA family ATPase, translated as MDEKVTGEEIAARLASFRTFGSGSNSVDTLLGGGYKAGKLVEVFGKSNTGKTQLAMQAALVAARSGERALFIDTEGTFRPERIERMAGARGWETRGLLRRIVYVRVTTAAQQMDIVRAIRGKAATSDCRMVVVDTLTRNFTLDYPGGSNLIKRQGALDVHLSDMARDAVLHGRAYLLTNRVTFAQAGGDIRIGGSTLEQLVHTSLHLTREGDAVRASRTDKPRERVTCRLTDSGFE; from the coding sequence TTGGATGAGAAGGTGACAGGTGAGGAAATTGCGGCCAGGCTCGCGTCGTTTCGCACGTTCGGCTCTGGCTCGAACTCCGTCGATACCCTGCTGGGAGGCGGGTACAAGGCAGGGAAGCTGGTGGAGGTCTTTGGCAAGAGCAACACAGGGAAGACTCAGCTGGCGATGCAGGCTGCGCTAGTCGCTGCAAGGAGCGGAGAGCGCGCTCTCTTCATCGACACGGAGGGGACCTTCAGGCCAGAGCGCATCGAGAGGATGGCTGGAGCAAGGGGATGGGAGACCCGGGGTCTGCTCCGCCGAATCGTCTACGTGAGGGTCACGACTGCAGCCCAACAGATGGACATCGTGCGGGCCATCAGGGGAAAGGCCGCGACGTCTGATTGTAGAATGGTTGTGGTGGATACGCTCACGAGGAACTTCACTCTCGACTACCCGGGGGGCTCGAATCTGATCAAGAGGCAAGGCGCGTTGGACGTCCACCTGAGCGACATGGCGCGCGACGCCGTGCTGCACGGGAGGGCCTACCTGCTCACCAACAGGGTCACCTTTGCCCAGGCAGGCGGCGACATCAGAATAGGAGGCAGCACCCTGGAACAGTTGGTTCACACCTCCCTTCATCTGACCAGGGAAGGAGATGCGGTAAGGGCCTCGAGAACGGACAAGCCCCGGGAAAGGGTGACCTGTAGGCTCACCGACAGCGGATTCGAATGA
- a CDS encoding methionine adenosyltransferase has protein sequence MRRSLHVEQIKGYGVQDFEVEIVERKGKGHPDSLIDGAAEAVSQGLSEYYIEKFGAILHHNVDKGILVGGKAEAKFGGGRVIKPIYLMVAGRATELVPFKGRNVKVPVEKIAVQSIRGFIRETMRFLDPVKHVRVDTMIKQGSPDLISVFMRKGMPRSNDTSIGVGYAPLTPTERETLGIETLLNSKSFKKKYPEVGEDVKVMSMRRGKKLNITVAAAMACGKIPDASHYASVVHDVTEEIERRTAKSPLDVTVKLNAADDLKRGSYYLTVTGTSAEQGDDGNTGRGNRVNGLISPMRQYSMEATAGKNPVNHTGKLYNALAILAAERIVDEVPAVKECYVRVLSRIGAPIDEPLIASAALVLDKGATLSGVRGDVVSILDESLRDIRRVTKLILQKKVVLF, from the coding sequence TTGCGACGCTCTCTTCACGTAGAGCAGATCAAAGGCTACGGGGTCCAAGATTTCGAGGTGGAGATAGTAGAGAGGAAGGGGAAAGGCCACCCGGACAGCCTCATCGACGGGGCAGCAGAGGCGGTCTCTCAGGGCCTGAGCGAGTACTACATAGAGAAGTTCGGGGCCATTCTGCACCACAACGTAGACAAGGGGATATTGGTTGGAGGGAAGGCCGAGGCGAAATTCGGAGGTGGCCGCGTAATCAAGCCAATCTACCTGATGGTCGCCGGGAGAGCCACGGAGCTTGTCCCTTTCAAGGGAAGGAACGTCAAGGTTCCGGTCGAGAAGATTGCGGTTCAATCGATCAGGGGCTTCATCAGGGAGACGATGCGCTTCCTCGACCCAGTGAAACACGTCAGGGTGGATACCATGATCAAGCAAGGCTCGCCCGACCTCATCTCCGTCTTCATGAGGAAGGGGATGCCGAGATCCAACGACACCTCCATCGGTGTGGGATACGCTCCACTCACGCCCACGGAGCGCGAGACGCTCGGCATCGAGACGCTCCTGAACTCCAAGTCGTTCAAGAAGAAATATCCTGAGGTGGGAGAGGACGTGAAGGTGATGTCAATGAGGAGGGGGAAGAAGCTGAACATCACCGTGGCTGCTGCAATGGCGTGCGGCAAGATACCTGACGCAAGCCATTACGCCAGCGTCGTCCATGATGTCACCGAGGAGATAGAAAGGCGGACCGCGAAATCGCCGCTCGACGTGACGGTCAAGCTCAACGCAGCTGACGACCTCAAGAGGGGCAGCTACTACCTGACCGTCACCGGCACATCGGCCGAACAGGGCGACGATGGCAACACAGGCAGGGGCAACAGGGTGAACGGCCTAATCTCGCCCATGAGACAATACTCAATGGAGGCGACGGCGGGCAAGAACCCCGTCAACCACACTGGGAAGCTCTACAACGCGCTTGCGATTCTGGCTGCGGAGCGGATTGTTGACGAGGTACCTGCGGTGAAGGAATGCTACGTACGCGTGCTGAGCCGCATCGGCGCACCGATCGACGAGCCGTTGATAGCCAGCGCTGCCCTCGTACTCGACAAGGGTGCGACGCTGTCGGGTGTGAGAGGGGACGTTGTGTCGATACTGGACGAGTCTCTCAGAGACATCAGGCGAGTGACCAAGCTCATCCTACAGAAGAAAGTGGTCCTATTCTAG
- a CDS encoding NFACT family protein, which produces MTRAGVAMTELSGLEVMILAREIGSKLSGTYVAGVYSVGGNQVLRFRHPGGADEWLVVSPRHGVWVSQKVAERAVTTDFTSKLRGEVERARFVVAGQADIDRVFDLELGEGEFLRHLIVEMMPPGNIAVTERDGRIRLLMHEVKSERRRLVKGGSYAPPPQTRKSPAEVTAEDVEVMLGKEKTVGKAIGRNVALPRKYVQEVLARLGLDESTPSADLKGRESEAASKLRGLVEEARERPRLSVLGTPEGDEIFVVSSSVDTTSKEVSSLCDICDDLLLPLVMGEGGEQESPEDAKRREVEATVQKLRAQEQELKQMAKQFRDLAARVKTASSLEEALDLVETIPRDGRRQREAPTSREAAASAVFERAKAFEKKAMDAGAAAEKLSARLASHKQATKRQTKVLARRSKEWYERFRWFYTSEGKLAVGGRDAQSNAMLVRRHLEDSDTVYHADLFGSPFFVLKAGRGQTDEEILELAQATVSFSSAWKTGLGAADAYWVFKEQVSTSAPSGEYLPKGSFLIKGKKNFVEHNLVQVAAGLDGQGRVVCGPESAVAKVARCYVILTPHREKSSETAKKVVKELGRLSVSKLELSVDEALRVLPAGGGKILRSKAEAIGGDVRRQSVI; this is translated from the coding sequence ATGACGCGCGCAGGGGTCGCGATGACGGAGCTCTCTGGGCTTGAGGTCATGATACTTGCCCGCGAAATAGGGTCAAAGCTCAGCGGAACCTATGTCGCAGGCGTCTACTCTGTCGGCGGCAACCAAGTCCTGCGGTTCAGGCATCCTGGGGGCGCAGATGAGTGGCTTGTCGTCTCACCTCGCCATGGAGTCTGGGTCTCCCAGAAGGTTGCAGAAAGGGCAGTCACGACCGATTTCACTTCCAAGCTCAGGGGGGAGGTTGAGAGGGCTCGTTTCGTTGTCGCCGGTCAGGCCGACATTGACAGGGTGTTCGACCTGGAACTTGGCGAAGGGGAGTTTCTGAGACACCTGATTGTCGAGATGATGCCGCCAGGGAACATCGCGGTGACGGAAAGGGACGGGAGGATACGGTTGCTCATGCACGAAGTCAAGTCTGAGAGGAGGAGGCTGGTGAAAGGAGGTTCCTACGCACCACCGCCCCAGACGAGGAAGAGCCCGGCCGAGGTCACAGCGGAAGACGTGGAGGTGATGCTCGGCAAGGAGAAGACTGTCGGCAAAGCGATAGGCAGAAACGTGGCCCTGCCGAGGAAGTACGTGCAGGAGGTCCTCGCGAGACTCGGGCTGGATGAGTCGACGCCTTCGGCGGACCTGAAGGGCAGAGAGAGCGAAGCGGCCTCGAAACTGCGCGGCCTAGTCGAGGAGGCGAGAGAGAGGCCGAGGCTGTCTGTCTTGGGTACGCCCGAGGGCGACGAGATCTTCGTTGTGTCATCCTCAGTCGACACGACCAGCAAGGAGGTGTCATCTCTCTGCGACATCTGCGACGACCTGTTGCTGCCGCTGGTGATGGGTGAAGGCGGGGAGCAGGAGAGCCCTGAGGACGCGAAGCGCAGAGAGGTCGAGGCAACAGTGCAGAAGCTTAGGGCACAGGAGCAGGAGCTGAAACAGATGGCGAAGCAGTTTCGGGACCTGGCTGCGAGAGTCAAGACGGCCTCGTCCCTGGAGGAGGCGCTCGACCTAGTCGAGACGATTCCAAGGGACGGGCGCCGGCAACGGGAAGCTCCCACCTCGAGAGAAGCAGCAGCTTCCGCAGTCTTCGAGAGGGCAAAAGCGTTCGAAAAGAAGGCCATGGACGCAGGCGCGGCGGCAGAGAAGCTCTCGGCCCGGCTGGCGTCGCACAAGCAGGCTACGAAGAGACAGACAAAGGTGCTCGCGAGGAGAAGCAAGGAATGGTACGAGAGGTTCAGATGGTTCTACACGAGCGAGGGGAAGCTTGCGGTGGGCGGAAGGGACGCGCAGTCGAACGCGATGCTGGTGAGGCGCCACCTCGAGGACAGCGACACAGTCTACCATGCCGACCTGTTCGGATCGCCGTTCTTCGTGCTGAAGGCGGGGAGGGGGCAGACAGACGAAGAGATCCTTGAGTTGGCGCAGGCCACAGTGAGCTTCAGCAGTGCGTGGAAGACTGGGCTCGGCGCAGCAGATGCATACTGGGTCTTCAAGGAACAGGTGAGTACCTCGGCACCCAGCGGTGAGTACCTTCCCAAGGGCAGCTTCCTGATCAAAGGCAAGAAGAACTTCGTGGAACACAACCTGGTCCAGGTCGCGGCTGGCCTCGATGGACAGGGTAGGGTCGTCTGTGGGCCGGAAAGCGCAGTGGCTAAGGTCGCACGCTGCTATGTCATCCTCACGCCACACAGGGAGAAGTCTTCTGAGACAGCGAAGAAGGTTGTAAAGGAGCTGGGCCGCCTCTCTGTTTCCAAGCTGGAGCTTTCGGTTGACGAAGCCCTCAGAGTTCTACCTGCCGGTGGGGGGAAGATTCTGAGGAGCAAGGCAGAAGCGATAGGAGGAGACGTCAGGCGGCAATCTGTAATATAG